In Corylus avellana chromosome ca8, CavTom2PMs-1.0, the genomic stretch CTGTATTCGGGATAAAATTGCTGAAGCTATGAAGTTGGttaacaaaatggagaagataGGCGACAAACCTAAGATTGTTACCTATGGAACCATAGTGAATTGTTTGTGTAAAATAGGCAAGACCAATGAAGCTATTGGGTTGTTTAGAAGGATGGAAGAAAGAAATCTTGAACTTAATGTAGTGCTGTATAGCACAATCATTGATAGTTTATGTAAGGACAGATTGGTAACTGAAGCTTTGATTATTTTCTCTGAAATGACAAATAGAGGAATTCAGCCAGACGTTCTCACTTACACTTCTTTAATTCAGGGCCTATGCAATTTCGGTCGGTGGAAGGAGGCAACTAAACTATGGAATGAGATGGTGGAAAGGAAAATCATGCCCAATTTGCATACATTCAGCATATTGGTGGACACTCTTGGCAAAGAAGGGAGGTTGACAGAGGCTAAAGAAGTTTTTGATGCGATGACTAAGAGAGGCATAAAGCCAAATGTAGTCACGTACAAGTCTTTGATTGACGGTTACTGTTTGCAAAATAGAATGTATGAAGCTGTCAAATTATTTAATACGATGGTTCAGAAGGGTTGTTCACCTTGTGTTGTTAGCTATAGCATATTGATCAATGGATATTGTAAGAACAGAAAAATTAATGAGGCAATGAGTCTATTTAGTGAAATGTCCACAAAGGGGATTTTTCCCAATGTTGTCACTTACAGCACACTTATCGGAGGGTTTTGCCGAGTTGGGAGACCTAAAATTGCATTAGAGCTACTCCACGAGATGCAAGGTTGTGGCCAACCTCCAAATCTCCAAACTTGTGCTATTTTGTTAGATGGCCTATGTAAGAATCTACACTTTATTGAGGTAGTGGCATTGTTCAAGGAGATGAAAGACAAAAGGTTAGACCTTGATATTGTGATTTACAGCATcttgattgatggtatgtgtaatGTTGGGAAACTTACGACTGCAAGTGAATTATTTAATGCACTTCCTACCAAAGGTTTGTAACCTAATGTTTGGACTTACAATATAATGATCAAAGGTCTTTGCAAAGAGGGACTACTAAATGAAGCGAGGgaattatttgagaaaatggaagataACGGTTGTTCACCTGACCATTTCACATATAACACAATCATCCAAGGCTTCTTGCAACATAATGAGACATCATGGGCGGTGAAATATCTCAAGATGATGGTTGACAAGGGTTTCTCGGCAAATGCAACCACGGCAACCATTTTGATCGATTTGATGTTTACTAATCGAGCAGATAAAACATTACaagatttttttcaaatatccgTGTGAAAGCTTTATAGTTCTTCAACGTGTAGGACAAATTTCATATTCTAATCTTTGCAGAGCCAATATGTAAGGAATAAATGCATATTTGTTGCAAGTCATTAAGGTGATCTTCCTTTTCGTGTCTTTTGGACTATTGTTGTGTATTGCTATTCCTATTTTGTTATACTTTTTTACAAATATGTTTAGACTTGTGTTGTAATCAAAAAAACTTCTTAAAGatttattcaattattttgttgatgCAGAATTATTTCAGAATATTGTTCATTTTAAAGACAACCCCAGATATTTTAAAGGCTTTAGTTTCTTACATTTTAAAGAACGTTTCCTAAAGAGCAAAGGGGTTGGTATAATTACTGCTTCTCCACTTGCAATGGGTCTTCTTACTGAGAGTGGTCCTCCAAGTTGGCACCCAGCTTTACCTGAACTCTCAAAGTGCTcttcttaaattttaattttttatgtttttttttttattgcatcAGGATATATCCTTTTAACCAACACCATGTTCGTATGTGTATGTGCTGATGTGTGTCAGCCTGTGATGCCAAAAAGGAATGAAAAAGTTCCCCAAGCTAACAAATATCGTGGTAGGAGAGATAGACACTTCTTAGAGAGGAATAAAGGGAGAGATTGACACTTGACAAGAGCTAATGATCAATTATTATATAGAATGAAAATATCTCTTCTGATTATGGACATTAGTTTATATAATATTCAGATATCTAGAAAAGTGCTCCTACATAAGT encodes the following:
- the LOC132190202 gene encoding pentatricopeptide repeat-containing protein At3g22470, mitochondrial-like, translated to MGATAKSLAFFFNHLLIDPHYCRGLCNFGRWKEATKLWNEMVERKIMPNLHTFSILVDTLGKEGRLTEAKEVFDAMTKRGIKPNVVTYKSLIDGYCLQNRMYEAVKLFNTMVQKGCSPCVVSYSILINGYCKNRKINEAMSLFSEMSTKGIFPNVVTYSTLIGGFCRVGRPKIALELLHEMQGCGQPPNLQTCAILLDGLCKNLHFIEVVALFKEMKDKRLDLDIVIYSILIDGMCNVGKLTTASELFNALPTKGL